A genomic stretch from Gemmatimonadaceae bacterium includes:
- a CDS encoding CofH family radical SAM protein has translation MSPAIDLTRLSDPVLRPIGEKLLAGTRLNATDAIALYRSGDLLGVGHMADAVNRAANGDVVTFAANQHINPTNVCVLRKTCVFCGYARLPKEDGAYRYTLDQVMAEAEHARDGLTREFHIVGGLDMQAGLEYYTTMFRALKREFPHVHIKALTAVEIAHVARIEKLSWTEVLVALREAGLDTLPGGGAETFSAAVREQIADRKLGGADYIGVHRAAHALGIRSNTTMLYGHVETIEDRVAHLQMLRDLQDETGGFLAYIPLAYHPDDNELGKRLGRQGHGTTGFDDLRMLAVGRLFLDNVRHIKTHWIMVTPFLSQASLAFGVNDLEGTVVREKIYHAVGATTPQGMTLDQIVALIRGAQRVPAERDSFYNVLRTFDERPAHAAA, from the coding sequence ATGTCGCCGGCCATCGACCTGACCCGGCTTTCCGATCCGGTCCTGCGGCCGATCGGAGAGAAGCTGCTCGCGGGAACGCGCCTCAACGCCACAGACGCCATCGCCCTCTATCGCTCGGGCGACCTGCTCGGCGTTGGCCACATGGCCGACGCGGTGAACCGGGCGGCGAACGGTGATGTCGTCACGTTTGCGGCCAACCAGCACATCAACCCGACCAATGTCTGCGTCCTGCGAAAGACGTGTGTCTTCTGCGGCTACGCGCGACTGCCGAAGGAGGACGGGGCATACCGCTACACGCTCGACCAGGTGATGGCCGAGGCCGAGCACGCACGCGATGGACTCACGCGCGAGTTCCACATCGTGGGTGGGCTCGACATGCAGGCGGGGCTCGAGTACTACACGACGATGTTCCGCGCGCTCAAGCGCGAGTTTCCGCACGTCCACATCAAGGCACTCACGGCCGTCGAGATCGCACATGTCGCCCGTATCGAGAAGCTGAGCTGGACGGAGGTGCTGGTGGCGCTGCGCGAGGCCGGGCTGGATACGCTGCCCGGCGGCGGCGCCGAGACGTTCAGCGCAGCGGTGCGCGAGCAGATCGCCGATCGCAAGCTCGGTGGTGCGGACTACATCGGGGTGCATCGGGCCGCGCACGCCCTCGGCATCCGCTCGAATACGACCATGCTGTACGGCCATGTGGAGACCATCGAGGACCGCGTGGCGCACCTGCAGATGCTCCGGGATCTGCAGGATGAGACCGGCGGGTTTCTCGCCTACATCCCGCTGGCCTATCATCCCGATGACAACGAGCTCGGTAAGCGGCTCGGGCGCCAGGGTCATGGTACGACGGGCTTCGACGACCTGCGCATGCTGGCGGTTGGTCGGCTCTTTCTCGACAACGTGCGGCACATCAAGACGCACTGGATCATGGTCACGCCGTTCCTCTCGCAGGCCTCGCTTGCATTCGGGGTGAATGACCTCGAGGGGACCGTGGTGCGCGAGAAGATCTACCACGCGGTCGGCGCCACGACTCCGCAGGGCATGACGCTGGACCAGATTGTCGCGCTCATTCGCGGGGCCCAGCGGGTGCCGGCGGAGCGCGACTCGTTCTACAACGTGCTCCGCACCTTCGACGAACGGCCCGCCCACGCGGCGGCCTGA
- the fabG gene encoding 3-oxoacyl-[acyl-carrier-protein] reductase, which produces MDLSGKNALVTGSTRGIGRGIAEALAAAGARVAVVGRDKARADAAAAEIGRGAAGFTCDVSDVAQVTALVEDVEKTFGGIDILVNNAGLTRDNIMLRLKDEDWDAVIDTNLRGAFVAMRAATRGMMKRRSGRIINIASIVGLIGNKGQTNYSASKAGLIGLTKSVAKEFASRGILANVIAPGFIETDMTAQMTPEARSGLSSQIPLERLGTPADIAGAVLFLSSDLAAYITGQVLVVDGGMVM; this is translated from the coding sequence ATCGATCTCTCGGGAAAGAACGCGCTGGTCACGGGAAGCACTCGTGGCATAGGACGCGGTATCGCGGAGGCACTGGCAGCGGCGGGGGCGCGCGTGGCAGTGGTCGGACGTGACAAGGCGCGTGCCGACGCCGCCGCCGCAGAGATTGGGCGCGGGGCAGCGGGCTTCACGTGCGACGTGAGCGATGTGGCTCAAGTGACTGCACTTGTTGAAGATGTGGAAAAGACCTTTGGTGGCATCGACATACTTGTCAACAACGCCGGCCTCACGCGCGACAACATCATGCTTCGTTTGAAGGACGAGGATTGGGACGCGGTCATCGACACCAATCTGCGCGGCGCGTTCGTCGCGATGCGCGCGGCGACTCGTGGCATGATGAAGCGACGAAGCGGACGGATTATCAACATCGCGAGCATCGTGGGCCTTATTGGAAACAAGGGCCAGACGAACTACAGCGCGTCGAAGGCCGGGCTGATCGGCCTGACGAAGTCGGTGGCGAAGGAGTTCGCGTCGCGCGGGATTCTGGCGAACGTGATCGCGCCGGGATTCATCGAGACGGACATGACCGCGCAGATGACGCCCGAGGCGCGCAGTGGCCTGTCCTCACAGATTCCGTTGGAGCGGTTGGGTACGCCCGCGGATATCGCCGGCGCCGTGCTGTTCCTCAGTTCCGACCTTGCCGCGTATATCACCGGCCAGGTCCTCGTGGTGGACGGCGGTATGGTGATGTAA
- the fabF gene encoding beta-ketoacyl-ACP synthase II, producing MKRRVVVTGLGALTPVGNDVASTWSALLAGQSGAGPITQFDASSFPVRIACEVKGFDPLQYMDRKEAKRSDVYTQYAIAASVEAMRDAGFGDGTGFDPFESGVIMGSGIGGLKIFEAQHDVYRTLGPSKISPFFVPMFISNIAAGIVSMRFGLKGPNLATVSACSTSGHSIGEAYRTIQYGDADVMLAGGAEATITPMAIGGFANMKALSERNDDPKAASRPFDRDRDGFVAGEGAGVVVLEELQHALRRGATIHAEVRGYGATGDAYHLTATAPEGEGAQRAMRRALRDGGIAPEQVDYINAHGTSTPQGDPNEIRAIKAVFGDHARQLNVSSTKSMTGHLLGAAGGLEFIVALLATREGKVPPTINHEHPDPECDLNVTPNVAVERPVRVALSNVFGFGGHNVSLAVSGYES from the coding sequence ATGAAGCGTCGGGTCGTCGTCACGGGGCTTGGCGCCCTCACCCCTGTCGGGAATGACGTCGCGTCGACGTGGAGCGCGCTGCTCGCCGGCCAGTCCGGCGCGGGGCCGATCACGCAGTTCGACGCGTCCTCGTTTCCTGTGCGCATCGCGTGCGAGGTCAAGGGCTTCGATCCGCTCCAGTACATGGACCGGAAGGAGGCCAAGCGCTCTGACGTCTACACGCAGTATGCCATAGCGGCCTCCGTGGAGGCGATGCGCGATGCCGGGTTTGGCGACGGCACCGGTTTCGATCCGTTCGAGAGCGGCGTGATCATGGGGAGCGGCATCGGCGGCCTCAAGATCTTCGAGGCGCAGCACGATGTGTACCGGACGCTCGGCCCGAGCAAGATCTCACCGTTCTTCGTTCCGATGTTCATCTCGAACATCGCGGCGGGGATCGTGTCCATGCGGTTTGGGCTCAAGGGTCCCAACCTGGCCACCGTGTCCGCGTGTTCGACCAGCGGGCATTCGATCGGCGAGGCATACCGGACGATCCAGTACGGCGATGCCGACGTGATGCTTGCCGGTGGCGCCGAGGCGACGATCACCCCGATGGCGATCGGTGGGTTCGCCAACATGAAGGCGCTTTCCGAGCGCAACGACGACCCGAAGGCCGCGTCGCGTCCCTTCGACCGGGATCGCGACGGCTTTGTCGCGGGTGAAGGTGCAGGAGTCGTGGTCCTCGAGGAGTTGCAGCATGCGCTGCGACGCGGTGCGACCATTCACGCCGAGGTCCGCGGCTACGGTGCCACCGGTGACGCCTACCACCTCACGGCCACCGCGCCCGAAGGGGAAGGCGCACAACGTGCCATGCGACGCGCCCTCAGGGACGGTGGAATCGCGCCGGAGCAGGTGGACTACATCAACGCGCACGGGACGTCGACGCCGCAGGGCGACCCGAACGAGATCCGCGCGATCAAGGCGGTCTTCGGGGATCACGCGCGCCAGCTCAACGTCAGTTCCACCAAGTCGATGACCGGACACCTGCTCGGAGCGGCCGGAGGCCTCGAGTTCATTGTGGCACTGCTGGCCACGCGCGAGGGGAAGGTTCCGCCGACGATCAACCACGAGCACCCGGACCCCGAGTGCGACCTCAACGTGACGCCTAACGTCGCGGTGGAGCGACCGGTTCGCGTCGCCCTCAGCAACGTCTTCGGGTTCGGGGGTCACAACGTGTCGCTCGCCGTCTCGGGATACGAGTCCTGA
- a CDS encoding acyl carrier protein has protein sequence MADMSEKVKDIIEKELGVEREKLTNEASFIEDLGADSLDIVELVMEFEKEFNIDIPDEDAEKLRTVGDALKYLQEKGTP, from the coding sequence ATGGCGGACATGAGTGAGAAGGTCAAAGACATCATCGAGAAGGAGCTCGGGGTTGAGCGGGAGAAGCTCACGAACGAAGCGAGCTTTATCGAGGACCTTGGCGCTGACAGCCTCGACATCGTCGAGCTCGTGATGGAGTTCGAGAAGGAGTTCAACATCGACATCCCGGACGAGGATGCCGAGAAGCTCCGCACGGTCGGGGATGCCCTGAAGTACCTGCAGGAGAAGGGCACGCCGTAA
- the fabD gene encoding ACP S-malonyltransferase produces MDIVALFPGQGSQKPGMGKDLAEAFPAARDVFGRADAALGESLATLCFDGPAEALTLTHNAQPALLTHGAAVWAVLREALSGRMRAAAGHSLGEFTAWHAVGSISLEDAVRLVRRRGQLMYEAGRVRAGSMAAILGDPSESIDVICQRASSEADGGLVVAANFNSPGQVVISGEVAGVQKAMELAKAAGAKRAIALNVSGAFHSPLMIPAREGLATALSEARFDEPKAPVCANVDATMVSSADVGRRLLVEQLTSPVRWTDVVARLAAQFPDALFVEMGPGTVLSGLVRKIAPTIQTTTCGTAAEVESMLAKVA; encoded by the coding sequence ATGGACATCGTCGCGCTGTTTCCGGGCCAGGGCTCGCAGAAGCCCGGCATGGGCAAGGACCTCGCCGAGGCGTTTCCCGCCGCGCGCGATGTCTTTGGGCGCGCGGACGCGGCCCTGGGCGAGTCTCTTGCAACGCTCTGTTTCGATGGACCGGCGGAAGCGCTGACCCTGACGCACAACGCACAGCCGGCTCTGCTCACGCATGGTGCGGCGGTATGGGCGGTCTTGCGTGAAGCGCTCAGCGGGCGCATGCGCGCGGCGGCCGGGCACTCTCTGGGCGAATTCACGGCGTGGCATGCGGTCGGATCGATCTCCCTCGAGGATGCCGTGCGGCTCGTCAGGCGGCGGGGGCAGCTGATGTACGAGGCTGGCCGTGTGCGCGCGGGCTCCATGGCGGCAATCCTTGGCGATCCGTCCGAGTCCATCGACGTGATCTGTCAACGCGCGTCGAGTGAAGCGGACGGGGGCCTCGTGGTTGCCGCAAACTTCAATTCGCCGGGTCAGGTCGTGATCTCCGGAGAGGTGGCTGGCGTGCAGAAGGCGATGGAACTGGCCAAGGCCGCGGGAGCCAAGCGCGCCATCGCACTCAACGTCAGCGGCGCGTTTCATTCGCCGCTCATGATTCCCGCCCGGGAGGGGCTGGCGACCGCGCTCTCCGAGGCGAGGTTCGACGAGCCGAAGGCGCCGGTCTGCGCGAACGTGGATGCCACCATGGTGTCGAGCGCCGACGTGGGGCGGCGGCTCCTGGTGGAGCAGCTCACCTCGCCGGTTCGATGGACCGACGTGGTCGCGCGCCTGGCCGCGCAATTCCCTGATGCGCTCTTCGTGGAGATGGGACCGGGCACCGTGCTGTCCGGGCTCGTCAGGAAGATCGCGCCGACGATCCAGACGACGACCTGCGGCACCGCGGCCGAGGTCGAGTCGATGCTTGCGAAGGTGGCCTGA